Proteins found in one Pseudoxanthomonas sp. SL93 genomic segment:
- a CDS encoding disulfide bond formation protein B, translated as MNPLRWSFRAQCVLGFVVCLSLLAYALFVQFVQKLEPCPFCIFQRLAFAATGVMFLLGALHGPRRAGGRRLYGLLAFIAAAVGIGIAGRHVWVQVYPPLMPSCGPGWDYMIETNTWLGVVQKVLSAKGDCSTIDWSFLGLTMPMWSLVWFVLLAAWALWIGFRARKTSTFR; from the coding sequence ATGAACCCTCTCCGCTGGTCGTTCCGTGCGCAATGCGTGCTCGGTTTCGTGGTCTGCCTGTCATTGCTGGCCTATGCGCTGTTCGTCCAGTTCGTGCAGAAGCTGGAGCCCTGTCCGTTCTGCATCTTCCAGCGGCTTGCGTTCGCGGCGACCGGCGTGATGTTCCTGCTGGGTGCGCTGCATGGCCCACGCCGCGCCGGTGGGCGCCGCCTTTACGGCCTGCTGGCGTTCATCGCGGCGGCGGTGGGTATCGGCATTGCCGGCCGTCATGTCTGGGTGCAGGTTTACCCACCCCTGATGCCGAGCTGCGGCCCCGGATGGGACTACATGATCGAGACCAACACCTGGCTCGGCGTAGTGCAGAAGGTCCTGTCCGCAAAAGGCGACTGCAGCACCATCGACTGGAGTTTCCTTGGCCTGACCATGCCGATGTGGAGCCTGGTGTGGTTCGTCCTGCTCGCGGCCTGGGCGCTGTGGATCGGCTTCCGCGCCCGCAAAACCTCCACCTTCCGTTGA
- the rplQ gene encoding 50S ribosomal protein L17: MRHQKAGRKFSRTSAHREAMFRNMAASLIKHGLIKTTLPKAKELRRVAEPLITLGKIDGVANRRLAFSRLRDKEAVGTLFTTLGPRYQSRPGGYLRILKCGFRAGDNAPMAYVELVDRPEAATE; the protein is encoded by the coding sequence ATGCGCCACCAGAAAGCCGGCCGCAAGTTCAGCCGCACCAGCGCCCATCGCGAAGCGATGTTCCGCAACATGGCTGCCTCGCTGATCAAGCACGGCCTGATCAAGACCACCCTGCCGAAGGCCAAGGAACTGCGCCGCGTCGCGGAGCCGCTCATCACCCTCGGCAAGATCGACGGCGTCGCCAACCGCCGCCTCGCCTTCTCGCGCCTGCGCGACAAGGAAGCCGTCGGCACGCTGTTCACCACGCTCGGCCCGCGCTACCAGTCGCGTCCGGGTGGCTACCTGCGCATCCTCAAGTGCGGTTTCCGCGCCGGCGACAATGCGCCGATGGCCTACGTGGAACTCGTTGACCGTCCGGAAGCCGCGACCGAGTAA
- the rpoA gene encoding DNA-directed RNA polymerase subunit alpha: MTGITQQVLRPRGPQIERLTGNRAKVVIEPLERGYGHTLGNALRRVLLSSIPGFAITEVEIDGVLHEYSTIEGMQEDVLEVLLNLKDVAIRIHTGDSSTLSLAKQGPGVVTAGDIKTDHNVEILNPELVICNLTKDTALNMRLKIERGFGYQPAAARRRPDEETRAIGRLVLDASFSPVRRVAYAVEAARVEQRTDLDKLVLDIETNGTIDAEEAVRTAADILSDQLSVFGDFTHRDRGAPKQAASGVDPVLLRPIDDLELTVRSANCLKAESIYYIGDLIQKTEVELLKTPNLGKKSLTEIKEVLAQRGLSLGMKLENWPPAGVAQHGMLG, from the coding sequence ATGACGGGTATTACTCAGCAAGTGCTGCGCCCCCGCGGCCCGCAGATCGAGCGCCTGACCGGCAACCGCGCGAAGGTGGTCATCGAACCGCTGGAGCGTGGCTATGGTCATACGCTCGGCAATGCGTTGCGCCGCGTGCTGCTGTCGTCCATCCCCGGCTTCGCAATCACCGAAGTCGAGATCGACGGCGTGCTGCACGAATACAGCACCATCGAAGGCATGCAGGAAGACGTGCTGGAAGTGCTGTTGAACCTGAAGGATGTGGCCATCCGCATCCACACCGGTGATTCCTCCACGCTGAGCCTGGCCAAGCAGGGCCCGGGCGTGGTGACCGCCGGCGACATCAAGACGGACCACAACGTCGAGATCCTCAACCCGGAACTGGTCATCTGCAACCTGACCAAGGACACGGCGCTGAACATGCGCCTGAAGATCGAGCGCGGTTTCGGCTACCAGCCGGCCGCCGCCCGTCGTCGTCCGGACGAGGAAACCCGTGCGATCGGCCGCCTGGTGCTGGACGCCTCGTTCTCGCCGGTCCGTCGCGTCGCGTACGCGGTGGAAGCCGCGCGCGTCGAGCAGCGTACCGACCTGGACAAGCTGGTCCTGGACATCGAAACCAACGGCACGATCGATGCCGAGGAAGCCGTGCGCACCGCTGCCGACATCCTCAGCGACCAGCTGTCGGTGTTCGGTGACTTCACCCACCGCGACCGTGGCGCGCCGAAGCAGGCTGCCAGCGGCGTGGATCCGGTGCTGCTGCGTCCGATCGACGACCTGGAACTGACCGTGCGTTCGGCCAACTGCCTCAAGGCCGAGAGCATCTACTACATCGGCGATCTGATCCAGAAGACCGAAGTGGAGCTGCTGAAGACCCCGAACCTCGGCAAGAAGTCGCTGACCGAGATCAAGGAAGTCCTCGCCCAGCGCGGCCTGTCGCTCGGCATGAAGCTGGAGAACTGGCCGCCGGCCGGCGTCGCCCAGCACGGCATGCTTGGCTGA
- the rpsD gene encoding 30S ribosomal protein S4, which produces MARYIGPTCKLARREGADLSLKSPARALDSKCKLEQKPGQHGATARKGKLSDYATQLREKQKVKRIYGLLERQFRNYYKKASTKKGNTGENLLQLLETRLDNVIYRMGFAVTRPAARQLVSHRGVLVNGKSVNLPSYQVKAGDAIELSERAQKQLRVQESLTVAEQLDLSPSWVEVDAKKFSGVFKSVPVRSDLPADINEALIVELYSK; this is translated from the coding sequence ATGGCTCGTTATATTGGTCCCACCTGTAAGCTCGCGCGCCGCGAAGGCGCCGACCTGTCCCTCAAGAGCCCGGCCCGCGCGCTGGACTCCAAGTGCAAGCTGGAGCAGAAGCCCGGCCAGCACGGCGCCACTGCCCGCAAGGGCAAGCTGTCCGATTACGCCACCCAGCTGCGTGAAAAGCAGAAGGTCAAGCGTATCTACGGCCTGCTGGAGCGCCAGTTCCGCAATTACTACAAGAAGGCCTCGACCAAGAAGGGCAACACCGGCGAGAACCTGCTGCAGTTGCTGGAAACCCGTCTGGACAACGTCATCTACCGCATGGGTTTCGCGGTGACCCGTCCGGCCGCCCGCCAGCTGGTCTCGCACCGTGGCGTGCTGGTCAACGGCAAGTCCGTCAACCTGCCGTCCTACCAGGTCAAGGCCGGTGATGCGATCGAGCTGTCCGAACGCGCACAGAAGCAGCTGCGCGTGCAGGAATCCCTGACCGTCGCCGAGCAGCTCGACCTGAGCCCGTCGTGGGTCGAAGTCGACGCGAAGAAGTTCAGCGGCGTGTTCAAGTCTGTTCCGGTCCGTTCGGACCTGCCTGCCGACATCAACGAAGCGCTGATCGTCGAGTTGTACTCGAAGTAA
- the rpsK gene encoding 30S ribosomal protein S11 — translation MAKPAAAKVKKKIKRVITDGVAHVHASFNNTIVTITDRQGNALSWATSGGAGFRGSRKSTPFAAQVAAEKAGRAALDYGVKSLEVRIKGPGPGRESAVRSLNNVGYKITNIIDVTPIPHNGCRPPKKRRV, via the coding sequence ATGGCCAAGCCAGCTGCTGCCAAAGTCAAGAAGAAGATCAAGCGCGTCATCACTGACGGCGTCGCCCACGTCCACGCTTCTTTCAACAACACCATCGTCACCATCACCGACCGTCAGGGCAACGCATTGTCGTGGGCCACGTCGGGCGGCGCGGGTTTCCGTGGTTCGCGTAAATCCACCCCGTTCGCTGCACAGGTCGCCGCCGAAAAGGCCGGCCGGGCTGCGCTGGACTACGGTGTGAAGTCGTTGGAAGTCCGCATCAAGGGCCCCGGCCCGGGCCGTGAGTCGGCCGTGCGTTCGCTCAACAATGTTGGCTACAAGATCACCAACATCATCGACGTCACGCCGATCCCGCACAACGGTTGCCGTCCGCCCAAAAAGCGTCGCGTCTGA
- the rpsM gene encoding 30S ribosomal protein S13, with the protein MARIAGVNLPAQKHVWVGLQSIYGIGRTRSKKVCDAAGVASNTKIRDLSEPEVERLRAEVGKYVVEGDLRREVGIAIKRLMDLGCYRGLRHRRGLPLRGQRTRTNARTRKGPRKAIKK; encoded by the coding sequence ATGGCGCGTATTGCAGGTGTCAACCTGCCTGCCCAGAAGCATGTCTGGGTCGGTTTGCAAAGCATTTACGGCATCGGCCGTACCCGTTCGAAGAAGGTCTGCGACGCCGCAGGCGTGGCCTCGAACACCAAGATCCGCGACCTGTCGGAGCCCGAAGTCGAGCGCCTGCGTGCCGAAGTCGGCAAGTATGTGGTCGAAGGCGACCTGCGCCGTGAAGTCGGCATCGCCATCAAGCGTCTGATGGACCTGGGCTGCTACCGCGGCCTGCGTCACCGTCGCGGCCTGCCGCTGCGTGGTCAGCGCACCCGCACCAATGCACGCACCCGCAAGGGTCCGCGCAAAGCCATCAAGAAGTAA
- the secY gene encoding preprotein translocase subunit SecY, with amino-acid sequence MAQGNAAGALAGAGKFTELRQRLLFVLGALIVYRIGCFIPVPGVNPDAMLAMMQAQGGGIVDMFNMFSGGALHRFSIFALNVMPYISASIVMQLGVHIFPTLKALQKEGESGRRKITQYSRIGAVLLAVVQGGSIATALQNQVAPGGMPVVYAPGMGFVLTAVVALTAGTIFLMWLGEQVTERGIGNGVSLIIFAGIVAGLPGAVIQTVGAFRDGTLSFISLLLIAIVVLGFTFLVVFVERGQRRITVNYARRQGGRNAYMNQTSFLPLKLNMAGVIPPIFASSILAFPATLAMWSGQNSGATTWLQRISNALAPGEPLHMIVFAAMIIGFAFFYTALVFNSQETAENLKKSGALIPGIRPGKATADYVDGVLTRLTAIGSMYLVAVCLLPEVMRTQLGTSFYFGGTSLLIVVVVVMDFIAQIQAHLMSHQYESLLKKANLKGGSRGGLARG; translated from the coding sequence ATGGCGCAGGGTAATGCCGCCGGTGCACTGGCAGGTGCGGGGAAGTTCACTGAACTTCGCCAGCGCCTGCTGTTCGTCCTGGGCGCGTTGATCGTCTACCGGATCGGTTGCTTCATCCCGGTGCCGGGCGTCAATCCCGATGCCATGCTGGCGATGATGCAGGCGCAGGGTGGCGGCATCGTGGACATGTTCAACATGTTCTCGGGCGGCGCCCTGCACCGTTTCAGCATCTTCGCGCTGAATGTCATGCCCTACATCTCGGCATCGATCGTGATGCAGCTGGGCGTGCATATCTTCCCGACGCTGAAGGCGTTGCAGAAGGAAGGCGAATCCGGCCGTCGCAAGATCACCCAGTACTCGCGCATCGGCGCCGTGCTGCTGGCGGTCGTGCAGGGCGGCAGCATCGCCACCGCGCTGCAGAACCAGGTCGCCCCGGGCGGTATGCCGGTCGTCTATGCGCCGGGCATGGGCTTCGTACTGACCGCCGTGGTCGCGCTGACCGCAGGCACCATCTTCCTGATGTGGCTGGGCGAGCAGGTGACGGAGCGCGGCATCGGCAACGGCGTCTCGCTGATCATCTTCGCGGGCATCGTGGCCGGCCTGCCGGGCGCGGTCATCCAGACGGTCGGTGCGTTCCGCGACGGCACGCTGAGCTTCATCTCGCTGCTGCTGATCGCCATCGTCGTGCTGGGCTTCACCTTCCTGGTGGTCTTCGTCGAACGCGGCCAGCGCCGCATCACGGTGAACTACGCGCGCCGCCAGGGCGGTCGCAACGCGTACATGAACCAGACATCGTTCCTGCCGCTGAAGCTCAACATGGCCGGTGTGATCCCGCCGATCTTCGCGTCCAGCATCCTGGCGTTCCCCGCCACGCTGGCGATGTGGTCCGGCCAGAACAGCGGCGCCACCACCTGGCTGCAGCGGATCTCCAATGCGCTGGCTCCGGGTGAGCCGCTGCACATGATCGTGTTCGCCGCGATGATCATCGGTTTCGCCTTCTTCTATACCGCGCTGGTGTTCAATTCGCAGGAAACCGCGGAGAACCTGAAGAAGTCGGGTGCGCTGATCCCCGGCATCCGTCCCGGCAAGGCCACCGCCGACTACGTCGATGGCGTGCTGACCCGGTTGACGGCCATCGGTTCGATGTACCTGGTTGCAGTCTGCCTGCTGCCCGAAGTGATGCGCACCCAGCTGGGTACCTCGTTCTACTTCGGTGGCACCTCGCTGCTGATCGTGGTGGTGGTGGTGATGGACTTCATTGCGCAGATCCAGGCGCACCTGATGTCCCACCAGTACGAGAGCCTGCTGAAGAAGGCCAACCTGAAAGGCGGCTCGCGCGGCGGTCTCGCGCGCGGCTGA
- the rplO gene encoding 50S ribosomal protein L15 has translation MQMRLNTLKPADGARTERTRVGRGIGSGLGKTAGRGHKGSFARSGKGKIKAKFEGGQMPLIKRLPKVGFRSKLKLDCAEVLSYQLDKLEAGEVDFAALRAAKLVPSTAKRAKIVKKGELSKKFVLKGVAVTAGAKAAIEAAGGSVQE, from the coding sequence ATTCAGATGCGTCTCAATACATTGAAGCCCGCCGACGGCGCCCGCACCGAACGCACCCGCGTTGGTCGTGGTATCGGTTCCGGCCTGGGCAAGACCGCGGGCCGCGGCCACAAGGGCTCGTTCGCGCGTTCGGGCAAGGGCAAGATCAAGGCGAAGTTCGAAGGCGGCCAGATGCCTTTGATCAAGCGCCTGCCCAAGGTCGGTTTCCGTTCCAAGCTGAAGCTGGACTGCGCCGAAGTGCTGTCCTACCAGCTGGACAAGCTGGAAGCCGGTGAGGTCGATTTCGCCGCACTGCGTGCCGCCAAGCTGGTGCCCAGCACCGCCAAGCGCGCCAAGATCGTCAAGAAGGGCGAACTGAGCAAGAAGTTCGTGCTGAAGGGCGTCGCCGTGACGGCGGGTGCCAAGGCCGCCATCGAGGCTGCCGGCGGCAGCGTGCAGGAGTAA
- the rpmD gene encoding 50S ribosomal protein L30: MANESNKTVKVRLVRGLRGSRAIHRLSVKALGLNKLNDVRELKDSPQVRGLINKVHYLVKVEE, from the coding sequence ATGGCTAACGAGTCCAACAAGACCGTCAAGGTGCGCCTGGTGCGCGGCCTGCGTGGTTCCCGGGCCATCCACCGCCTGTCGGTGAAGGCACTGGGCCTGAACAAGTTGAACGATGTGCGTGAACTGAAGGACAGCCCGCAGGTACGCGGCCTGATCAACAAGGTTCACTACCTCGTCAAGGTCGAGGAGTAA
- the rpsE gene encoding 30S ribosomal protein S5, with translation MAEERQPRGRDRDRNREEKVDDGMIEKLVAVNRVSKTVKGGRQFTFTALTVVGDGNGKIGFGYGKAREVPVAIQKSMEYARKGMLNVDLNNGTLWHPVKAGHGAARVFMQPASEGTGVIAGGAMRAVLEAVGVKNVLAKAVGSRNPINLVRATLKGLSDMQSPSRIAAKRGKKVEELLNG, from the coding sequence ATGGCAGAAGAACGTCAACCGCGGGGTCGTGATCGCGACCGCAACCGCGAAGAGAAAGTCGATGACGGCATGATCGAGAAGCTGGTCGCGGTCAACCGCGTCAGCAAGACGGTCAAGGGCGGTCGCCAGTTCACCTTCACCGCCCTGACGGTGGTGGGCGACGGCAACGGCAAGATCGGTTTCGGCTACGGCAAGGCGCGCGAAGTGCCGGTCGCCATCCAGAAGTCGATGGAATACGCCCGCAAGGGCATGCTGAACGTGGACCTGAACAACGGCACGTTGTGGCACCCGGTGAAGGCCGGCCACGGCGCGGCGCGCGTGTTCATGCAGCCGGCGTCGGAAGGTACGGGCGTGATCGCCGGCGGCGCCATGCGCGCCGTGCTGGAAGCGGTCGGCGTGAAGAACGTGCTGGCCAAGGCCGTCGGTTCGCGCAACCCGATCAACCTGGTCCGCGCCACGCTGAAGGGCCTGAGCGACATGCAGTCGCCGTCCCGCATCGCGGCCAAGCGCGGCAAGAAGGTGGAGGAACTCCTCAATGGCTAA
- the rplR gene encoding 50S ribosomal protein L18, translating to MSIKNTARLRRAKSTRAHIRELGVPRLSVLRTGQHIYAQLFTADGAKVIASANTLQSDVKDGLKNGKNSDAAARVGKLIAERAKAAGIEKVAFDRSGYRYHGRIKALADAAREGGLQF from the coding sequence ATGAGCATCAAGAACACCGCCCGCCTGCGCCGCGCCAAGTCCACCCGCGCGCACATCCGCGAACTCGGCGTGCCGCGCCTGTCGGTGCTGCGTACCGGCCAGCACATCTACGCCCAGCTGTTCACCGCCGATGGCGCCAAGGTCATCGCGTCGGCCAACACGCTGCAGTCCGATGTCAAGGACGGCCTGAAGAACGGCAAGAACAGCGATGCCGCCGCACGCGTCGGCAAGCTGATCGCCGAGCGCGCCAAGGCCGCGGGCATCGAGAAGGTCGCGTTCGACCGTTCGGGCTACCGCTACCATGGCCGCATCAAGGCCCTGGCTGACGCGGCCCGCGAAGGCGGCCTGCAGTTCTAA
- the rplF gene encoding 50S ribosomal protein L6 produces the protein MSRVAKKPINLPKGVELNVQSDNLSVKGPKGTLSIAKPAGVEVNLENGVANLSPVTPADDAITGTIRAILANMVKGVSEGFERKLELVGVGYRAAMQGKDLSLSLGFSHPVLFQTPEGITIATPTQTEILVQGADKQRVGEVAAKIRGFRPPEPYKGKGVKYSDEIIIRKEAKKA, from the coding sequence ATGTCCCGCGTAGCCAAGAAGCCGATCAACCTGCCCAAGGGCGTTGAGCTGAACGTCCAGTCGGACAACCTGAGCGTCAAGGGCCCGAAGGGCACCCTGTCGATCGCCAAGCCCGCCGGCGTCGAGGTCAATCTCGAGAACGGCGTTGCCAACCTCTCGCCGGTCACGCCGGCAGACGATGCCATCACCGGCACCATCCGCGCGATCCTGGCCAACATGGTCAAGGGCGTGTCGGAAGGCTTCGAGCGCAAGCTCGAACTGGTCGGCGTGGGTTATCGTGCCGCGATGCAGGGCAAGGACCTCAGCCTGTCGCTGGGCTTCTCCCACCCGGTGCTCTTCCAGACCCCGGAAGGCATCACCATCGCCACCCCCACCCAGACCGAGATCCTGGTGCAGGGCGCCGACAAGCAGCGCGTGGGTGAAGTTGCCGCCAAGATCCGCGGCTTCCGTCCGCCGGAACCCTACAAGGGCAAGGGCGTGAAGTACTCCGACGAAATCATCATCCGCAAGGAAGCGAAGAAGGCCTAA
- the rpsH gene encoding 30S ribosomal protein S8 yields MSMTDPIADMLVRIRNAAAVGKPTVKMPSSKIKASIANVLKSEGYIGDVRVTKTENNKAELEIVLKYFEGKPVIEKLSRVSRSGLRQYRGKAELPKVLGGLGVAIISTSKGIMTDAQARQQGVGGEVLCFVA; encoded by the coding sequence ATGAGCATGACTGATCCCATCGCCGACATGCTGGTGCGCATTCGCAATGCCGCCGCTGTGGGCAAGCCGACGGTGAAGATGCCGTCCTCCAAGATCAAGGCTTCGATCGCCAACGTCCTGAAGTCGGAAGGCTACATCGGCGACGTCCGCGTGACGAAGACCGAGAACAACAAGGCCGAGCTCGAAATCGTCCTGAAGTACTTCGAAGGCAAGCCCGTCATCGAGAAGCTGAGCCGCGTGTCCCGTTCGGGCCTGCGCCAGTACCGTGGCAAGGCTGAACTGCCCAAGGTCCTCGGTGGCCTCGGCGTCGCCATCATCTCCACCTCCAAGGGCATCATGACCGATGCGCAGGCGCGCCAGCAGGGCGTCGGCGGTGAAGTCCTGTGCTTTGTGGCCTAA
- the rpsN gene encoding 30S ribosomal protein S14, with protein MAKTSMVNRDIKREKLAKQYAAKRDALKKTISSTTASYEEKLEAVTKLQKLPRDSSPSRQRNRCELSGRSRGVYRKFGLGRNMLRKATMNGDVPGLRKASW; from the coding sequence ATGGCAAAGACCTCGATGGTCAACCGCGACATCAAGCGGGAAAAGCTGGCCAAGCAGTACGCCGCCAAGCGCGATGCACTGAAGAAGACCATTTCCAGCACCACTGCTTCCTACGAAGAGAAGCTGGAAGCCGTGACCAAGCTGCAGAAGCTGCCGCGCGACTCGTCGCCCAGCCGCCAGCGCAACCGTTGCGAGCTGTCCGGTCGTTCGCGTGGCGTGTACCGCAAGTTCGGCCTGGGCCGCAACATGCTGCGCAAGGCCACCATGAACGGCGACGTGCCCGGCCTGCGCAAGGCCAGCTGGTAA
- the rplE gene encoding 50S ribosomal protein L5, producing MTTRLEKIYKEEVAPALMKKFGYTNPMEVPKITKITINMGVGEAATNKKILENAVADLAKITGQKPITTKSRVSVASFKIRDGWPIGCKVTLRRAKMYEFLDRLISISLPRVRDFRGVSGRSFDGRGNYNMGVKEQIIFPEIDFDAVDAIRGMDIAITTTAKNDAEAKALLEAFKFPFRN from the coding sequence ATGACCACCCGTCTCGAAAAAATCTACAAGGAAGAAGTGGCGCCGGCTCTGATGAAGAAGTTCGGCTACACCAATCCCATGGAAGTGCCGAAGATCACCAAGATCACCATCAACATGGGTGTGGGTGAAGCGGCGACCAACAAGAAGATCCTGGAAAACGCCGTGGCCGACCTGGCCAAGATCACCGGCCAGAAGCCGATCACGACCAAGTCCCGCGTGTCGGTGGCTTCGTTCAAGATCCGCGATGGCTGGCCGATCGGCTGCAAGGTCACCCTGCGTCGCGCCAAGATGTACGAATTCCTGGATCGCCTGATCAGCATCTCGCTGCCGCGCGTCCGCGACTTCCGTGGCGTGTCCGGCCGTTCGTTCGACGGTCGCGGCAACTACAACATGGGCGTGAAGGAACAGATCATCTTCCCGGAAATCGACTTCGACGCCGTCGACGCGATCCGCGGCATGGATATCGCCATCACCACCACCGCCAAGAACGACGCCGAAGCCAAGGCGCTGCTCGAAGCGTTCAAGTTCCCGTTCCGTAACTGA